A stretch of Clostridium sp. BJN0001 DNA encodes these proteins:
- a CDS encoding HAD family hydrolase, which translates to MIKLIATDMDGTLLNEKSKLPDNFMLVFNKVLEKNITFIAASGRPLYSLQAIFGPMSSKISYICENGALCILNGETIYKGTIDKTLLKDFIKEARKDSDNCILVCTPECAYAENNTDEAHLNEIKKYYPLITFTDNIENIDDVIKVTICNLNKTHNLTDSSFKDKLHISPSGECWTDVTNLDANKGICLQKIMEKLNTSKEEAMVFGDYYNDIPMLNLADYSFVMKNAPEDMKNDAKYIAESNIDEGVFKAILEYAI; encoded by the coding sequence ATGATAAAACTTATAGCAACTGATATGGATGGTACACTACTAAATGAAAAGAGCAAGCTTCCAGATAACTTCATGCTTGTTTTTAACAAAGTATTAGAAAAAAACATAACTTTTATAGCAGCAAGTGGAAGACCGCTCTACTCTCTTCAAGCAATATTTGGTCCTATGTCATCTAAAATATCTTATATATGTGAAAATGGTGCATTATGTATATTAAATGGAGAAACTATATACAAAGGCACAATAGACAAAACTTTATTAAAAGATTTTATAAAGGAAGCTAGAAAAGATTCTGACAACTGTATATTAGTTTGTACTCCAGAATGCGCTTATGCAGAAAATAATACAGATGAAGCTCATCTTAATGAGATTAAAAAATATTATCCTTTAATAACTTTTACTGATAATATAGAAAATATAGATGATGTTATTAAAGTTACTATCTGTAATCTTAATAAAACACATAATTTAACAGATTCATCTTTTAAAGATAAACTTCATATATCACCTTCAGGTGAATGTTGGACAGATGTTACTAATTTGGATGCAAATAAAGGTATCTGTCTTCAAAAAATAATGGAAAAGCTTAATACAAGCAAAGAAGAAGCTATGGTATTTGGCGATTATTATAATGATATTCCTATGCTTAATCTTGCAGATTATAGTTTCGTTATGAAAAATGCGCCAGAAGATATGAAAAATGATGCAAAGTATATTGCAGAAAGCAACATTGATGAAGGAGTTTTTAAAGCTATACTTGAATATGCTATTTAA